In Candidatus Palauibacter soopunensis, the genomic stretch AGCCGGTGCAGGACGCGTCCCATGCGCAGGTTCGCATCGATGCCCTCTCGATAGCGGCTTCCATGGGCGGCGCGCCCGCGCGTCGTGATCTCGATCCACGTGAACCCGCGGTGGGCCACGCACAGGTTCAGCGACGTGGGTTCGGTGACGATCGCGGCGTCGAAAGCGAGTTCGCCGCGCGCGCGCCGTTCGAGCAGGTCTGCGGTGCCCAGGCTCGCGTATTCCTCGTCGGCCACGGCGGCCACGAGGACATCGCCGGCAAGACGCGTTCCCGATTCACCGAGGAGCCGGGCGGCCTCGATGCAGGCGGCCAGCGCGCCCTTCATGTCGTAGGCCCCCCGCCCGTAGAGCCGCCCGTCCCGTATGCTCGGCGAAAACGGCGCCTCCATGCCCTCCACGCCGACCGTGTCGTAGTGGGCGTTCAGCATCAGGGCCGGCCCTCCCCCGGTGCCCGCGAGGCGCCCGATGACGCTCGGCCGGCCCGCCTGGGGTTCGCACCGGGTCACTTCGAGGCCCGCCTCTCGCATGTGCCGGGTCGTGAGGCGCGCGATCTCCGTCTCGCCCGCCGCCCCGTCCACGAGGGTCGGATTCACGGAGTTCGTGGCGACGAGATCCGCGAGGACGGTTGTGAGGCGCAATGGGTCGGCGGCGAAGGGCATGCCGCAAAATGTCCCGCCGGGAGGTCAGGACAAGTGCACCTCGCCTCGCCTCAGGGGCTCGGGAGGCGCTTGATCTCTCGTCGGCCCGCCGCCACGCCCGTACCGATGCCGATCCCGAACAGAACGGCGGTCATGGGAGTAACGAATGGCAGGATCGCGGCCAGCAATCCAACGCCCCAGCCCGCGATTCCGGCCACGAGCGGAACTCCGCGCCGGTGAACGCCGTCCACGAAGCGCAGCCGTCCGCGTACGAATTTCTTCATCGTCACGAAGCCGCCGATCGAAGCGGCGCCGGCAATGGCGAGCCAGAGAAAATTCCCGATGAACTCGAGCATGTCGCACCTCCCGCACAGCCTTTACGCCCTCCATCCCGGGGCGGTTTCAGCGATTCAGCCGTGTTGTACTATGTTGCCGAACTTCGAACTCAGCCACGGAGATGAGATGGACAAAGACGGAATCCAGGTCCGGTGGGACGGCGGGCTCAAGTTCAGCGCCGACCGAGCCGGCCGCGAGACGCGAATCGACGGGGACGAGGGCATCGCCCCCAGCCCGGTCGCCCTCATGGTGGAATCCGTCGCCGCCTGTGCCGCGATCGACGTGGTGGTCATCCTCGAGAAGGGGCGCCAGGAACTCACCGGGCTCTCGGTCCGGGCGAGGGCGCGCAGGGCGGACACGGCGCCGCGCTACGTGAAGGGTCTCCAGTTCGACTTCCACGTCTCCGGCAGGGTGGACGAAGCGAAGGCCCGGCGAGCGGTCATGCTCTCGTTCGAACGCTACTGCTCCGTCTACCATTCGCTCCGGAAGGACATGGAACTCGAATGGACGCTGACCCTCAACGGCGAGCCCGCCGGCGGGCGGGACTGACGCGGGGTTTTGCCACGCGCTGCTATTCGAAGGGATCGGGAAGTTCCCCGGCCCAGTCCAGGAAGCCGGCGCCGTCCGGCGTCCAGACCACGATCGCGCCGCAGGTCGAACCCGTGCGCATGAACTCCATCGGCGTCTCGACGTCCCGCCTGTAGACTTCGACCGCGCCGAGAACGTCCCTCTCGAGATCGTCGAATTGCATCCCCGCCTGGTACATCCCGTCCAGGTAGAGCGCCGGCGGACATCCGAGCCGGGCGCCTTCTCCGAGGAAGATTTCGGCTCTTCCGTATTCGATCCGGCCCACGGAGACGTTCGGCATACCGCGCAGGAGGTCGCTGGGCAGGCGCGGGTTGCGATTGATGATGTCCCGTGGCGTGAAGAAGGTCCCGAACCCCTTATCCATGCGTTCCAGGAAGCCCTCCACGTGCCGCGCGCGGCGGGTCTGCCGTACCTCCACCGTGAGATCCGCGATGCGAATGACGGTACTCGAAAGGGTCAACGTGACGCGCGTCGTTTGTTCCGGCTCGAGGTCGATGACGGTATAGCCGGCCTCATAGCCGATGTACCTCACCTCGACGGAGTCCCGGCCGGCCCAGGTCCGAGGGACCCGGAAGTTGCCTTCGGCATCGGTGATGGCCCCGTACCCGGAGCCCAGAAGGATCACGCGGGCCCCTTCGATCGGGAGTCCCGTCGAGGCGCTGACCACCTGCCCGACCAGCTCCGCCGTCTCCCGTTCCGTCTCCTCCTGTCCCGCGGCAGAATTCGGCGAACCCGCCAGCACGCCGCCCGTGACGAGGGTCAGCGCCGCCAAACGGGCGCATCTGCGTCCCGACTCCAATGCACTCATACGACCCCCTGCTCGAATCGGCTCCCTCCCCGATTAACGCTTTCCATCACCCGAAAGATACGGCCTTATCGCCTCGTCATCGACAGGACGGTCGGATCGCCGCCCGTGCTGCCATGTATCGTTACGATCAGCTCGGTGCTCGTCGGGCTCTCGTACGTGAACCACCAGGGAGCGTTCGACGGCGGCGCCTCCGCGGTGCTCCGGAAGGTGGCCCTTCGGCCTTCCAGGGCCGTGAGGCGGTATTCGAGCCGCGTCTCCTCCCAGGGTTCCCAGCCGCGCGAGATGTGCTTGAACCGGTAGTAGATCTCGCCATCGTCGTCCTGCTCCAGGAGCAGAAGTTCGTACATGACCGCGAGACCGTCGCGGACGAGGCGGAAGGACCCGGACATCGAGCGCCCCGCGGGGCTGAACCACGCCTCTTCGATCTGTCCCCCGAAAGCGTCCCCGCCCCAGTGGCCGGCGATCCATGCCAGTTCATCGAGGTCGATGGCCCGGGTGGGCGCGTCGGGCGCCGGATCGCCCACCGGCCCCGCAGTCTGACCCATCGCCGCGCCGGCGCCGAACAGGTGGACGACGGCTGCGAGCGCGACGGCGGCCGCGGTCGCCCGCCCGCGACAGGCGCGCGCCGGGGACGTTTGAGAAACCGCGGATCTCGCCACATCTTCGCACGCCATGAAAGCCGTCCCGAAAACCCTCGTTTCGATCATCGTCTGCCTCCTCGCCGGCCTCGCCGGGCTGGCGCTCGTGTTCAGAGATCTGCCCGTGGGTCCCGGTCCCGGGCTCATCGCGCTCGGGGGCCTCCTGTACTTCTCCGCCGGCTTCGGCCTCTCGCGGTGGCACCGCGGTGCGCGCCCCCTCCTCTGGGGGCTGGCGCCGGGCTGGAGTCTGACCCTGCTGGGCGTCATCGGCATCTGGGTGACGGTGACGGATCCTCCGTCCGGCCATTGGGGTCTGGCGCTTCTTTTTCTGCTCGGCCCGGCCGTCGCGGGCTCGGTGGGCGCCGTCCTCGCCACGAGGATGCCGAAGGACTGAGCGGCGCTCACGGCCCTGCGCCCCGCGGTCCTGCGAGGCGCTTGCCGCCGTGCGGTCCGGCCACGCCAAGGTAGACGGAACCCAGCGCCCGGGGCACCCCGGGCATGGTAAAGCGGTCGAGTTCGATGATCCGGAATCCGCCGTGCTCGATCTCGGTGTCGATCTTCCGGTTTATGTTGCAACCACAGGCGACGAAGTTCTGGACCGGGTTCAGGGTGTCCTGCAGGCGCGACACCCAGCCTTTCTCGTTCCGCCCATGCTCGAGGAAGAGGAACTCGCCGGAGGGCTTCAGCGCACGCCTCAGTTCGACGAGGGCGTCCTGGAGCCGCACGATCGAACACAGCGTCCACGTGCTCGTCACCGTGTCGAAATGCCCATCCGGAAAAGGGAGTCGGTCGGCGGCGTCGTGGACCATGCGCTCGACGGGGAAGGGGGCCCGGGCGACGCGGGCGCGTACGCGGCGTTCGAGTACGGCCGCGGGGTCGATCCCCGTGACGCGGCGAACCGACGTCGGGTAGCATTCGAGATTGAGGCCGGTGCCGAAGCCGACTTCGAGCACGTTTCCCCGCGCCCGGGAGAGTACCTGGCGCCGGTATCGGCGATGAACGTCGCCCTTGAGCCCGCTCTCCATGAGACGGGGGAAGATGTGTTCGGAGTACAGCCCCACTCGCTCTTCTCCGCGGTGACGGGGGCGAAGGTTGAAACGTCTACCCAAACATAGACGTAACGGCACCTGTCGGGATGTGTCGCCCGCCCGGACAGCCGCGTCTCGCCATCGGCTGTGAGCCCCGCGCCTCGATGCCGGAGAGTGAGTTCTGGACTGGAGAGCACTTGTTGACCGAATGCCCGCTGCCGGGTGCGCCATTGCGCTGGCGGTGTGCATGGAGGCCGCCGCGGGCGTCGCCTTCGACGTGCGCGCCCTCCAGGAACCGCCCGTGTCCGTCTCGCGGCCGATTCCGCTCGACGCCTACGCCGACGAAGGGATCGCGGGCC encodes the following:
- a CDS encoding M20/M25/M40 family metallo-hydrolase, yielding MPFAADPLRLTTVLADLVATNSVNPTLVDGAAGETEIARLTTRHMREAGLEVTRCEPQAGRPSVIGRLAGTGGGPALMLNAHYDTVGVEGMEAPFSPSIRDGRLYGRGAYDMKGALAACIEAARLLGESGTRLAGDVLVAAVADEEYASLGTADLLERRARGELAFDAAIVTEPTSLNLCVAHRGFTWIEITTRGRAAHGSRYREGIDANLRMGRVLHRLEAFIEELQSRPGHPLLGPPSMHAALLEGGSGISTYSPLCTLRVERRTVPPETQEFVEGEIAAILEDLRAEDPSLEVAWSTFFHREPFETTPEAPVAACVSRAARTVLGRAPEVIGDSPWMDSALTQAAGVDSVVIGPRGAGAHADVEWVDLESCARLAEILAEAAADYCG
- a CDS encoding OsmC family protein, producing MDKDGIQVRWDGGLKFSADRAGRETRIDGDEGIAPSPVALMVESVAACAAIDVVVILEKGRQELTGLSVRARARRADTAPRYVKGLQFDFHVSGRVDEAKARRAVMLSFERYCSVYHSLRKDMELEWTLTLNGEPAGGRD
- a CDS encoding carboxypeptidase-like regulatory domain-containing protein gives rise to the protein MAALTLVTGGVLAGSPNSAAGQEETERETAELVGQVVSASTGLPIEGARVILLGSGYGAITDAEGNFRVPRTWAGRDSVEVRYIGYEAGYTVIDLEPEQTTRVTLTLSSTVIRIADLTVEVRQTRRARHVEGFLERMDKGFGTFFTPRDIINRNPRLPSDLLRGMPNVSVGRIEYGRAEIFLGEGARLGCPPALYLDGMYQAGMQFDDLERDVLGAVEVYRRDVETPMEFMRTGSTCGAIVVWTPDGAGFLDWAGELPDPFE
- a CDS encoding DUF6265 family protein, yielding MACEDVARSAVSQTSPARACRGRATAAAVALAAVVHLFGAGAAMGQTAGPVGDPAPDAPTRAIDLDELAWIAGHWGGDAFGGQIEEAWFSPAGRSMSGSFRLVRDGLAVMYELLLLEQDDDGEIYYRFKHISRGWEPWEETRLEYRLTALEGRRATFRSTAEAPPSNAPWWFTYESPTSTELIVTIHGSTGGDPTVLSMTRR
- a CDS encoding methyltransferase domain-containing protein, encoding MGLYSEHIFPRLMESGLKGDVHRRYRRQVLSRARGNVLEVGFGTGLNLECYPTSVRRVTGIDPAAVLERRVRARVARAPFPVERMVHDAADRLPFPDGHFDTVTSTWTLCSIVRLQDALVELRRALKPSGEFLFLEHGRNEKGWVSRLQDTLNPVQNFVACGCNINRKIDTEIEHGGFRIIELDRFTMPGVPRALGSVYLGVAGPHGGKRLAGPRGAGP